In Solobacterium moorei, a single genomic region encodes these proteins:
- the efp gene encoding elongation factor P — MIQSTEIKPGQCFVWEGDLYQAITVDRNKTAMAKMKVAVKVKNPRTGVVKELSLIGSDRVEEAFIDKREMQYLYNDGANLIFMDTETYEQIEIPASRLEWEKNFLKESSMVNIQVYNGEILGVQLPDKVNLQVTECEVAVKGNTATSATKNATVETGLNVRVPLFINEGEVIEISTADGKYSGRA; from the coding sequence ATGATTCAATCAACAGAAATTAAACCAGGTCAGTGCTTCGTTTGGGAAGGTGATTTATATCAAGCAATCACAGTTGACCGTAATAAGACAGCTATGGCTAAGATGAAGGTCGCTGTTAAAGTAAAGAACCCAAGAACAGGTGTTGTAAAGGAACTCAGCTTAATTGGTTCTGACCGTGTCGAAGAAGCTTTCATCGATAAGAGAGAAATGCAGTATCTCTATAACGATGGTGCAAACTTAATCTTCATGGATACAGAAACATATGAACAGATTGAAATTCCAGCAAGCCGCTTAGAGTGGGAAAAGAACTTCCTAAAGGAATCTTCTATGGTAAACATTCAGGTTTACAACGGAGAAATCTTAGGTGTTCAATTACCAGATAAGGTAAATCTACAGGTTACAGAGTGTGAAGTTGCAGTTAAAGGTAACACTGCGACATCCGCTACTAAAAATGCTACTGTAGAAACTGGTTTAAATGTTCGTGTACCATTATTCATCAACGAAGGAGAAGTAATCGAAATCTCTACAGCTGATGGTAAGTATTCTGGACGTGCTTAA
- a CDS encoding iron-containing alcohol dehydrogenase, which translates to MIHFLLRVRQAIFSPIQKTQLYMQPRMIKGEHALLDLVDVLKEKHLTHYMIVTTPGFIKRGTLQSFFEALTQNDIQYSIFHDVKPDPEISDVEKLKEMFIKDGCQALIAIGGGSVIDCSKAALASVPMKNLDVKTILHTGRVSKQLPLLIAIPTTAGTGSEVTAGAVITDPIKKRKYALSHLFLIPKYAVLDASLLTSLPAKMTAYSGMDALTHAIEAYINCFNNRKTNEYALCAIKSICQYLVPSFEDGLNIQYRLELLEASYNAGVAISNNYVGYVHAIAHGIGGMYHLQHGMINAIILPIVLEEYGGAVVGKLATIADVVGITGATNQDKSKQFIQKLKDLNQIFSIPTSIPEIQEEDIHYLATGAEKEGNPTYPTPVTWNVTQFEKVIRKIKQGYTI; encoded by the coding sequence ATGATTCATTTTTTATTAAGAGTTAGACAAGCGATCTTTAGTCCGATACAAAAGACACAGTTATATATGCAGCCAAGGATGATAAAAGGTGAACATGCATTACTTGATCTTGTAGATGTTTTAAAAGAGAAACATCTAACACACTACATGATTGTAACTACACCAGGATTTATCAAAAGAGGAACTCTACAATCATTTTTTGAGGCATTAACGCAGAATGATATTCAGTATAGTATCTTTCATGATGTAAAACCTGATCCTGAGATTTCTGATGTAGAAAAACTCAAAGAGATGTTTATCAAGGATGGATGCCAAGCGCTTATCGCAATTGGTGGAGGTTCGGTTATTGATTGTTCAAAGGCAGCACTTGCAAGTGTACCAATGAAAAATCTAGATGTTAAAACAATATTACATACAGGAAGGGTAAGTAAGCAGTTGCCTTTATTGATTGCTATACCAACTACTGCTGGTACTGGTTCTGAAGTAACTGCAGGTGCTGTGATTACAGATCCAATCAAAAAACGTAAATATGCATTAAGTCATTTATTTTTAATTCCTAAGTATGCAGTGTTAGATGCTTCACTATTAACATCATTACCTGCTAAAATGACAGCCTATTCAGGGATGGATGCTCTGACACATGCTATTGAAGCGTATATAAATTGTTTTAATAATCGTAAGACCAATGAATATGCATTATGTGCAATCAAGTCCATTTGCCAATACTTAGTACCTAGCTTTGAAGATGGTTTGAATATACAATATCGATTAGAACTATTGGAAGCTTCTTATAATGCGGGAGTAGCAATCTCCAATAACTATGTTGGTTATGTCCATGCGATAGCACATGGAATAGGTGGGATGTATCACTTACAACATGGAATGATTAACGCTATCATCTTACCGATTGTATTAGAAGAGTATGGTGGTGCAGTGGTTGGTAAGCTTGCAACGATTGCGGATGTAGTAGGTATCACTGGTGCTACTAACCAGGATAAGTCAAAGCAGTTTATTCAGAAACTAAAAGATCTAAATCAAATATTTTCTATTCCAACTTCAATTCCAGAAATTCAAGAGGAGGATATTCATTATCTTGCGACTGGTGCAGAGAAGGAGGGGAATCCTACTTATCCAACACCAGTCACTTGGAATGTTACACAGTTTGAAAAAGTCATTCGTAAGATTAAACAGGGATATACAATCTAA
- the aspS gene encoding aspartate--tRNA ligase: MERTHENGTLRLANVGEKVTLVGWVAKRRNLGSLVFIDLRDRSGIVQLTFDESIADAVKDVRNEYILQVTGTVEKRKDANPKIATGEIEIHVESVNIVNSAETAPITIADDTDTSEDTRLRYRYLDLRRSILQQNLILRHKVCMVARNVLDKQGFVEVETPILARSTPEGARDYLVPSRIYNGKFWALPQSPQIYKQLLMIGGMEKYFQIARCFRDEDLRADRQPEFTQIDIEMSFGDEDTIFAVVEDLMQNIFKETKNYTLEDHFVRIPWAECMRRFGSDKPDMRFGNEIQDITSVFENTEFQVFKNTIENGGIVNCVKFENAADKYSRKGLDQLQDFVKHGFKAKALAYLKMENDVLTGSIAKVLSEEEKAKLVEKLGLANNDLVLVIADSARIVQASLGALRVRLGHELNLIPTETTYKFLWVTDFPMFEYSEEDERWVAAHHPFTAPKEEDVDKLFTDPGHVSSRAYDLVLNGYELLSGSIRIHSQELQAKVFEAIGLSLEDAKARFGFFLDSFRYGTPPHGGVGIGLERLIMVLAGTDNIRDVVAFPTTNSSFDLMSEAPNVVDKKQLDILGIEISKQEK; encoded by the coding sequence ATGGAAAGAACACATGAAAATGGTACTTTACGCCTGGCAAATGTAGGTGAAAAAGTTACGCTAGTTGGTTGGGTTGCGAAGCGCCGTAATCTAGGATCACTTGTATTTATTGATTTACGTGACCGTAGTGGTATCGTACAGTTAACATTTGATGAAAGTATTGCGGATGCAGTAAAAGATGTTCGTAATGAATACATCTTGCAGGTAACAGGTACAGTTGAAAAGCGCAAGGACGCAAACCCTAAGATTGCGACAGGTGAGATTGAAATTCATGTTGAGTCTGTTAATATCGTTAACAGTGCTGAAACAGCTCCGATTACAATTGCGGATGACACAGATACAAGTGAAGATACACGTTTAAGGTATCGTTATCTTGACTTACGTCGCTCTATATTACAGCAGAATTTAATCTTGCGTCATAAGGTATGCATGGTTGCTAGAAATGTATTGGATAAACAAGGCTTTGTAGAAGTTGAAACACCAATCCTAGCGAGAAGTACACCAGAGGGTGCGCGTGACTATCTCGTGCCATCTCGTATCTATAATGGTAAGTTCTGGGCGCTTCCACAATCACCACAGATTTATAAGCAGTTATTGATGATTGGTGGAATGGAGAAATACTTTCAGATTGCAAGATGTTTCCGTGATGAAGACTTACGTGCTGACCGCCAACCTGAATTTACACAGATCGATATTGAAATGAGCTTTGGTGATGAAGATACAATCTTCGCTGTCGTTGAAGACCTTATGCAAAATATCTTCAAGGAAACAAAAAACTATACACTAGAAGACCATTTTGTACGTATACCATGGGCAGAATGTATGAGACGCTTTGGTAGTGATAAGCCAGATATGCGTTTTGGCAATGAAATTCAAGATATTACGTCTGTATTTGAAAATACAGAATTCCAAGTATTCAAGAATACAATTGAAAACGGTGGAATTGTAAACTGCGTGAAGTTTGAGAATGCGGCTGATAAGTATAGTCGTAAGGGTCTAGATCAATTACAAGACTTTGTAAAACATGGTTTTAAGGCAAAGGCACTTGCATACCTCAAGATGGAAAACGATGTATTAACTGGTTCTATCGCTAAGGTATTAAGTGAGGAAGAAAAGGCGAAGTTAGTTGAGAAGTTGGGTCTTGCAAATAACGACTTGGTATTAGTGATTGCGGATAGTGCAAGAATCGTACAGGCATCCTTAGGTGCATTACGTGTACGTTTAGGCCATGAGCTAAACTTAATTCCTACTGAAACAACTTATAAGTTCCTTTGGGTTACTGACTTTCCAATGTTTGAGTACAGTGAAGAAGATGAGCGCTGGGTAGCAGCACACCATCCATTTACAGCACCAAAGGAAGAAGACGTAGATAAACTATTCACTGATCCAGGGCATGTATCTTCACGTGCCTATGACTTAGTATTAAATGGATATGAACTCTTATCTGGTTCGATTAGAATTCATAGCCAAGAGTTACAAGCTAAGGTATTTGAAGCGATTGGACTTTCACTAGAAGATGCAAAAGCACGTTTTGGTTTCTTCTTAGATTCCTTCCGTTATGGAACACCTCCACATGGTGGTGTTGGTATTGGTCTAGAACGTTTGATTATGGTATTAGCTGGTACAGATAACATCCGTGATGTTGTAGCCTTCCCAACAACAAATAGTTCCTTTGACCTTATGAGTGAGGCACCTAATGTTGTTGATAAGAAACAATTAGATATTTTAGGTATCGAAATCTCTAAGCAAGAAAAATAA
- a CDS encoding YneF family protein, which produces MEFWSSLGFFIAGGLIGAIVTFFLTRKYFEKQLKENPPINEKMVRAMFMQMGRKPSEAQIRSVMKSMNQ; this is translated from the coding sequence ATGGAATTTTGGAGTTCATTAGGATTCTTCATTGCTGGAGGATTAATCGGTGCAATCGTAACATTCTTCTTAACAAGAAAGTATTTCGAAAAGCAGCTGAAGGAAAATCCACCAATCAATGAGAAGATGGTTCGTGCAATGTTTATGCAAATGGGACGTAAGCCAAGTGAGGCACAGATTCGTTCTGTTATGAAATCCATGAATCAATAA
- a CDS encoding PLD nuclease N-terminal domain-containing protein, with translation MNFFEKIFRFGIIAIGLIVEVIIVRNLFLFFTEHFVWIEMALRLFSILLVMYIINNSRHLSADMLWVLLIILFPIPGTALFLLLGANLITSKTFLELIKNTVESKKYFVQDEIVLEEMEEIAPHMKGDFYYLSKTEGYPIYRNSNFDYYALGDLGYPVMLEEMKKAESLSS, from the coding sequence ATGAATTTTTTTGAGAAAATATTTCGGTTTGGAATTATAGCGATAGGTTTAATCGTAGAAGTTATAATTGTACGTAATCTATTTTTATTCTTTACGGAACATTTTGTATGGATTGAAATGGCACTTCGTTTATTTAGTATATTACTTGTTATGTATATTATTAATAATTCACGGCATCTATCGGCAGACATGTTGTGGGTTTTATTGATTATTTTATTCCCGATTCCAGGTACCGCATTATTCTTGCTGTTGGGTGCAAATTTAATTACCTCAAAAACTTTTTTGGAGCTTATTAAGAATACAGTTGAGTCTAAGAAATATTTTGTGCAAGATGAAATAGTTTTGGAGGAGATGGAAGAAATTGCACCACATATGAAGGGAGATTTTTATTACTTATCTAAGACAGAAGGATATCCAATCTATCGTAATTCAAATTTTGATTACTATGCTTTAGGTGACCTTGGCTATCCTGTTATGTTAGAGGAAATGAAGAAGGCAGAGAGCTTATCTTCTTAG
- the nifJ gene encoding pyruvate:ferredoxin (flavodoxin) oxidoreductase: MSTENKKVFEAMDGNTATAHAAYAFTEVAGIYPITPSSPMAENVDAWSTAGRKNVFGDRVKVVEMQSEGGAAGAIHGALQAGSLATTFTASQGLLLMIPNIYKLKGEMLPGVIHVAARTLATHTLSIFGDHSDIYACRQTGIVQMCSHSVQDCMDLAGVAHLVAIDQRVPVMHFFDGFRTSHEIDKIEVMDYDYLRSLVNQEKLEEFRALALNPHTNPVVRGGTQNDDIFFQAAEAQNNHFANIPAVVADYMKKISEHTGRNYAPFTYVGAPDAERIIIAMGSVTDTITETINTLVKRGEKVGLIKVYLYRPFSVEFLKSVLPATVKKIAVLDRTKEQGAREPLFLDVVYALRDIKGLTIVGGRYGLSSKDTNPSHINGLFEELKKDSPKEEFTIGIEDDVTNLSIEPVDITVDADYTSCIFYGLGSDGTVGANKSTVKIIGNNTDLYSQAYFAYDSKKSGGVTRSHLRFGKSPIHSPYYIDKADFISCSLDSYCFQFGMIRDLKEGGTFLLNTTIPAEEIADRLPNRILARLARRHAKFYIINATKIAQDTGMGRFTNTILQAAFFRLNEQIMPYSTSLELMKDSARHTYARKGQDVVDKNIKAIETGASGIVEVTVDPAWADLQFDKSVKGTTGDAYFDEHVTPINHLQGQDMPVSAFLKFGVTDGTLKPNVAFEEKRTIATLVPEWEADKCIQCGKCGFACPHATIRSFLMDEEEVATAQKIAAENNVELTLKDPSPAYKGAKEANLKFRIQVSTRNCVGCGVCITVCPTKALSAADVKTQLGQEPVAEYLYKHTTYKKEYGNNNTEGGVSLMMPYFEVSGCCPGCGEAPYYRLASQLFGNDMLIANATGCSMIYCSATPTNPFVQDENGEGVAWANSLFEDNAEYGYGMAIAQSYKSARILKIMEDNLDKVEADLKASFEAYIAANDDRQVQKTIVNKLVEQVKASSNEEVKELLKLERDLVSKSVWIIGGDGWAYDIGYGGLDHVMANNLDVNVLVLDTEVYSNTGGQSSKSSQASSIAKFASGGKQGAKKDIGQIFMEYGTAYVAQVSMGANQSQTIKAFKEAESYKGPSIIIAYSPCLEHGIKGGLINMPNVQKNAVACGYTVLYRFDPRLEKPLQIDSRTPDFSKFTEFLLNEARYFNLPKVLGQEEADKLFEKARKDAEKRYNRLLFKKRVQDEETSE; this comes from the coding sequence ATGAGTACTGAAAACAAAAAAGTTTTCGAAGCTATGGATGGTAATACCGCAACTGCCCACGCCGCGTATGCTTTTACGGAAGTAGCCGGTATTTATCCAATTACACCGTCATCGCCAATGGCGGAAAATGTTGATGCATGGTCAACAGCAGGTCGTAAGAACGTGTTTGGAGATCGTGTTAAGGTTGTGGAAATGCAGTCTGAAGGTGGTGCTGCCGGAGCAATTCACGGTGCATTACAGGCTGGCTCTTTAGCTACAACATTTACAGCTTCACAGGGTCTATTATTAATGATCCCAAATATTTACAAGTTAAAGGGTGAAATGTTACCAGGAGTTATCCACGTAGCAGCTCGTACTTTAGCTACACACACATTAAGTATCTTCGGTGATCACTCTGATATTTATGCTTGCCGCCAAACAGGTATTGTTCAGATGTGTTCCCACTCCGTACAGGACTGTATGGATCTTGCTGGTGTTGCACACCTAGTCGCAATTGATCAACGTGTACCAGTAATGCATTTCTTTGATGGTTTCCGTACATCACACGAAATCGATAAGATTGAAGTGATGGACTATGACTATTTAAGAAGCCTAGTTAACCAAGAGAAGTTAGAAGAGTTCCGTGCATTAGCACTAAACCCACACACAAACCCAGTAGTTCGTGGTGGTACACAGAATGATGATATCTTCTTCCAGGCTGCAGAAGCTCAAAATAATCACTTTGCAAATATTCCAGCTGTAGTAGCTGATTATATGAAGAAGATTTCTGAGCATACAGGTCGTAACTATGCACCATTTACATATGTAGGTGCTCCTGATGCTGAACGTATCATTATCGCTATGGGCTCTGTAACAGATACAATTACAGAAACAATCAACACACTCGTTAAGAGAGGCGAAAAAGTAGGTTTAATTAAGGTTTACCTATATCGTCCTTTCTCTGTTGAGTTCTTGAAGTCTGTTCTTCCAGCAACTGTTAAGAAGATTGCTGTATTAGATCGTACAAAGGAACAGGGTGCTCGTGAACCATTATTCTTAGATGTTGTATATGCTTTACGTGATATCAAGGGTCTAACAATCGTTGGTGGACGTTATGGTCTATCTTCTAAGGATACAAACCCATCTCATATCAATGGACTATTTGAAGAATTGAAGAAGGATTCTCCAAAGGAAGAGTTCACAATTGGTATTGAAGATGATGTTACAAATCTTTCAATTGAACCAGTTGACATTACAGTTGATGCAGACTATACATCATGTATTTTCTATGGTTTGGGTTCTGATGGTACTGTAGGTGCTAACAAGTCAACAGTTAAGATTATTGGTAACAATACAGATCTTTACTCACAGGCTTATTTTGCATATGACTCAAAGAAGTCTGGTGGTGTAACTCGTTCTCACTTAAGATTTGGTAAGAGTCCAATCCACAGCCCATACTATATTGATAAGGCTGACTTTATCTCTTGCTCATTAGATAGTTACTGCTTCCAGTTTGGTATGATTCGTGACCTTAAGGAAGGTGGAACATTCTTACTTAACACAACTATCCCAGCAGAAGAAATCGCAGATCGATTACCTAACCGTATCTTAGCTAGACTTGCTAGACGTCATGCGAAGTTCTATATCATTAACGCAACTAAGATTGCGCAAGATACAGGAATGGGACGTTTCACAAATACAATCTTACAGGCAGCGTTCTTCCGCTTAAATGAACAGATTATGCCATATAGCACATCCTTAGAATTAATGAAGGATTCTGCTCGTCATACATATGCTCGTAAGGGACAGGATGTGGTAGATAAGAACATCAAGGCTATCGAAACAGGTGCTTCTGGAATCGTAGAAGTAACTGTAGATCCAGCTTGGGCTGACTTACAGTTTGATAAGTCTGTTAAGGGAACAACTGGTGATGCATATTTTGATGAACACGTAACACCAATCAATCACTTACAGGGTCAAGATATGCCAGTATCTGCTTTCTTGAAGTTTGGTGTAACAGATGGTACATTAAAGCCTAATGTTGCTTTTGAAGAGAAGAGAACAATTGCTACACTTGTTCCTGAATGGGAAGCTGATAAGTGTATCCAGTGTGGTAAGTGTGGGTTTGCATGTCCTCACGCAACAATTCGTTCATTCTTAATGGATGAAGAAGAAGTTGCTACAGCTCAGAAGATTGCAGCTGAAAACAATGTTGAATTAACATTGAAGGATCCTTCTCCTGCATATAAGGGAGCTAAGGAAGCTAACCTCAAGTTTAGAATTCAAGTATCTACACGTAACTGTGTAGGCTGTGGTGTATGTATTACAGTATGTCCTACTAAGGCATTATCAGCAGCAGATGTTAAGACTCAGTTAGGTCAAGAACCAGTCGCTGAATATCTATACAAGCACACAACATATAAGAAGGAATATGGCAACAATAACACTGAAGGCGGCGTGTCATTAATGATGCCTTACTTTGAAGTATCTGGATGCTGCCCAGGCTGTGGTGAAGCTCCTTATTATCGTTTAGCTTCTCAGTTATTCGGTAACGATATGTTAATTGCCAACGCTACAGGTTGCTCAATGATTTACTGTTCTGCTACTCCAACGAACCCATTTGTACAGGATGAAAATGGTGAAGGTGTTGCTTGGGCTAACTCATTATTCGAAGACAACGCTGAATATGGCTATGGTATGGCAATTGCTCAGTCATACAAGAGTGCTCGTATCCTCAAGATTATGGAAGATAATCTCGATAAGGTTGAAGCTGACTTAAAGGCATCATTTGAAGCTTATATCGCTGCTAATGACGACCGTCAGGTTCAAAAAACAATCGTTAATAAGTTAGTTGAACAAGTTAAGGCTTCTTCTAATGAAGAGGTTAAGGAACTACTCAAACTCGAAAGAGATCTTGTTTCTAAGTCTGTTTGGATCATCGGTGGTGACGGATGGGCTTACGATATTGGCTACGGTGGATTAGACCATGTAATGGCGAATAACCTAGATGTAAACGTATTAGTACTTGATACTGAAGTTTACTCCAATACAGGTGGACAGTCTTCTAAGTCATCTCAGGCTTCCTCTATTGCGAAGTTTGCTTCCGGTGGTAAACAGGGTGCTAAGAAGGATATTGGTCAGATTTTCATGGAATACGGTACAGCTTATGTTGCACAGGTATCTATGGGTGCTAACCAGTCACAGACAATCAAGGCATTCAAAGAAGCTGAAAGCTATAAGGGACCATCAATCATCATCGCTTACTCACCATGCTTAGAGCACGGTATTAAGGGTGGCTTGATTAACATGCCTAACGTTCAGAAGAATGCGGTTGCTTGTGGTTACACAGTTCTTTACCGCTTCGACCCAAGACTTGAGAAGCCATTACAGATTGACTCTCGTACTCCAGACTTCTCCAAGTTCACAGAGTTCTTACTCAACGAAGCTCGTTATTTCAACTTACCTAAGGTATTAGGTCAAGAAGAAGCAGACAAGTTATTTGAGAAGGCTCGTAAGGATGCTGAAAAGCGTTATAACAGACTCTTATTCAAGAAGAGAGTTCAAGACGAAGAAACTTCTGAATAA
- a CDS encoding helix-turn-helix domain-containing protein: MLTKNSHMSYSDRQIIETGIENGSTKQAIATTLGKDKSTIGKEIKFHRVLAYKCNLPLECANYKRCKHERHCTLDCIDYVPFKCTRRDKSPGACNGCGNYRSCRYDKYRYSALDAQHDYQMTLTSSRQGVNATVNDIKQLGELLLPLIKKGQSIYSILQSHKEIKLSEKTIYNYIENDVFQDVGVSIGAIDPKRVVRRKMSKQKRNTYKPRKDNRYLTGRKYSDFLIYMEKNPNAKVVEMDTVYNDVSNGPFLQTFKFREYDLLICIYQTVKDSLHMLDGILLLEKILGKEMFEKEAEVILTDRGSEFVLAEEAEIREDGTRRTRMFYCDSMASWQKGSLENLHLLVREICPKGCDLHALGLTSQEKANLISIHINSYPKEKLHGRSSIQLLHFYNEEMAKKLYDFGITEIPPDEVILKPYLLK, encoded by the coding sequence ATGTTAACGAAGAATTCACACATGTCTTATTCAGATAGACAGATCATTGAAACTGGTATCGAAAATGGTTCTACCAAACAAGCTATCGCTACTACCCTTGGTAAAGACAAATCAACCATAGGAAAAGAAATCAAATTCCATCGTGTCCTTGCATACAAATGTAATCTGCCTCTAGAGTGTGCTAACTACAAACGCTGTAAACATGAACGCCATTGTACTCTGGATTGTATCGATTATGTCCCTTTCAAATGTACTCGCAGGGACAAGTCACCAGGAGCTTGTAATGGATGTGGAAACTATCGCTCTTGTCGCTATGACAAATATCGATACTCTGCCCTCGATGCACAGCACGACTACCAGATGACACTTACATCTTCACGACAAGGTGTCAATGCGACAGTAAATGATATCAAGCAGCTCGGTGAACTCTTATTACCATTGATTAAGAAAGGTCAGTCCATCTACTCTATTCTTCAAAGCCACAAAGAGATCAAACTATCCGAAAAGACGATATACAACTATATCGAAAATGATGTCTTCCAAGATGTGGGTGTATCGATCGGTGCCATCGACCCGAAACGTGTCGTAAGACGAAAGATGTCCAAACAAAAGCGCAATACATACAAGCCACGTAAAGACAATCGATACCTGACAGGAAGAAAGTACTCCGACTTCTTGATATACATGGAAAAGAATCCAAATGCCAAGGTCGTAGAGATGGATACGGTATACAACGACGTGTCCAACGGACCTTTCCTACAGACCTTCAAATTCAGAGAGTATGACCTGTTGATATGTATCTATCAAACCGTAAAGGACTCCTTACATATGTTGGATGGGATCCTATTATTGGAAAAGATATTAGGAAAAGAAATGTTCGAAAAAGAAGCCGAGGTCATATTAACAGACAGAGGAAGTGAATTCGTCCTAGCTGAAGAAGCGGAGATACGTGAAGATGGAACTCGCAGGACACGTATGTTCTACTGTGATTCGATGGCCTCTTGGCAGAAAGGTAGTCTAGAGAACCTACACCTATTGGTAAGAGAGATATGCCCAAAGGGATGTGATCTCCATGCATTGGGACTTACATCACAAGAAAAGGCAAATCTCATCAGTATCCATATTAATTCATATCCAAAAGAAAAGCTGCACGGAAGATCATCCATACAGCTGCTCCATTTCTACAACGAAGAAATGGCCAAGAAACTCTATGATTTTGGAATTACCGAAATCCCACCAGACGAAGTAATTCTAAAACCATATCTTCTAAAGTAA
- the hisS gene encoding histidine--tRNA ligase, translating to MSYQTPRGTYDILPDEMNRWHHTEEVIRETTKRYRYREIRTPYFEETKVFKRENDSSDMVNKEMYTFDMGTHSYTLRPEGTAGVIRAFDQHKLYGSMEMPGRFYYLGAMFRHENPQKGRQRQFTQFGIENIGAKSPELDAETIALGYDIVKQMGISSIKVCINTLGDDASRAAYRTALKEYFQPHLEELCGDCHRRYEQNPLRILDCKVDHDKECMHAAPKLADYLNEESKNYFNRVLACLDALEIPYEVDDHLVRGLDYYTHTVFEVVSTRPDSGAQATIFAGGRYDHFVEYYGGPEMSGIGFAIGMERLINLAAEEGHDFGDENSCDVYVIGLGDVGASVLKTVQQLRHAGYSAEANLVQRSLKAQFKSVDRNHARYVIILGEDEVKNNTMNIKNISDKSQVTIKQEELLETLKQWENK from the coding sequence ATGAGTTATCAAACACCACGAGGAACTTACGACATTTTACCGGATGAGATGAATCGTTGGCATCACACAGAAGAAGTCATTCGTGAAACGACAAAGCGTTATCGTTACCGTGAAATCCGTACACCATATTTTGAAGAGACAAAAGTATTTAAGCGTGAAAATGATTCCAGTGACATGGTAAACAAGGAGATGTACACATTTGATATGGGTACACATTCCTATACATTGAGACCAGAAGGAACTGCCGGTGTAATTCGTGCATTCGATCAACATAAGCTTTATGGCTCAATGGAGATGCCTGGTAGATTCTATTATCTTGGTGCAATGTTCCGTCATGAAAATCCACAAAAGGGAAGACAGAGACAGTTTACACAGTTTGGGATTGAAAACATCGGTGCAAAATCTCCTGAATTAGATGCGGAAACGATTGCTCTAGGATATGACATTGTGAAACAAATGGGTATCTCAAGTATTAAAGTATGCATTAATACACTTGGTGATGACGCATCTAGAGCCGCGTATCGTACAGCTTTAAAGGAATATTTTCAGCCACATCTAGAAGAGCTTTGTGGAGATTGCCATCGTCGTTATGAGCAGAATCCTTTGCGTATTTTGGATTGTAAAGTAGACCACGATAAGGAATGCATGCATGCGGCTCCAAAGCTTGCGGATTACTTAAATGAAGAATCTAAGAACTACTTCAATCGCGTGCTTGCATGTTTAGATGCGTTAGAGATTCCGTATGAAGTAGATGATCATCTTGTAAGAGGACTTGATTACTATACACATACAGTTTTCGAAGTCGTATCCACAAGACCTGACAGTGGCGCACAGGCTACGATCTTTGCGGGTGGCCGTTATGACCACTTTGTTGAGTATTATGGTGGACCAGAGATGTCCGGTATCGGTTTTGCGATTGGTATGGAACGTTTGATTAACTTAGCGGCTGAGGAAGGGCATGATTTTGGAGATGAGAATTCTTGTGATGTGTATGTCATCGGTTTGGGCGATGTAGGTGCATCTGTCTTAAAGACAGTACAGCAGCTACGTCATGCTGGATATAGTGCAGAAGCCAATCTTGTACAGCGTTCGTTGAAGGCACAGTTTAAGAGTGTAGATCGTAACCACGCAAGATATGTAATCATTCTTGGTGAAGATGAAGTCAAGAACAACACAATGAATATAAAGAATATTTCTGATAAGTCACAGGTAACAATCAAGCAAGAAGAGTTATTAGAGACACTCAAACAATGGGAGAACAAATAA